A region from the Desulfoglaeba alkanexedens ALDC genome encodes:
- a CDS encoding GNAT family N-acetyltransferase gives MKRIVVLHSEVIDPSRPDEEDVLVQARSVSEALAVLGFEPVRLPFSLNMDAAARNLRDLSPCLVFNLVETVGGLGRLIHLAPALLDALGIPYSGSSTEALFATSNKLLAKRWMNGARLPTPSACTLEDLRRGMIPEPGPYIVKSVWEHASAGLFDDAVVSVDSPEKLVRVMEERRERLGGDVFAERFIDGREFNLSLLGGAGREAVLPPAEIRFDAFPPGKPRIVDFRAKWEAGSFEYHHTPRRFDFSEEDHRLLEEMKALAKACWRLFGVSGYARVDFRVDSSGNPWILEVNANPCIAPDSGFVAAAERAGLTMESVVAWILQDMDRPPDANPPGRRKMTPCFAFDAAAERGLKMRSDVLPEDIQAVRDLIGASGFFSAEEVEVAAELVEERLRRGSASGYHFLFLEDAGRLLGYACFGPVAGTRGSFDLYWIAVQPDLRRGGIGRHLLSRVEESVQALGGRRLYIETSSRSLYEPTRAFYHRCGYARAALLQDFYASGDHKVIFVKVFPPA, from the coding sequence ATGAAACGCATTGTGGTGCTCCATTCCGAGGTGATCGACCCGAGCCGCCCCGACGAAGAAGATGTCCTGGTGCAGGCCCGAAGCGTTTCCGAAGCTTTGGCGGTCCTGGGTTTCGAACCGGTGCGGCTTCCCTTTTCGCTGAATATGGACGCGGCCGCGCGGAATCTGCGGGACCTTTCGCCGTGCCTGGTCTTCAATTTGGTGGAAACGGTCGGCGGCCTGGGGCGCTTGATCCATCTCGCTCCCGCGCTCCTGGACGCCCTGGGGATTCCGTATTCGGGATCCTCGACGGAAGCCCTTTTCGCCACGTCCAATAAGCTCCTCGCCAAGCGCTGGATGAACGGAGCCCGGCTGCCCACGCCTTCGGCTTGCACCTTGGAGGATCTTCGGCGCGGGATGATCCCCGAGCCGGGTCCATACATCGTGAAGTCGGTTTGGGAACACGCGTCGGCGGGATTGTTCGACGATGCCGTCGTGAGCGTGGATTCTCCGGAGAAGCTCGTGCGCGTGATGGAAGAACGGCGGGAACGGCTGGGCGGCGATGTGTTCGCCGAACGGTTCATAGACGGGCGGGAATTCAACCTGTCGCTCCTTGGCGGTGCGGGGCGTGAGGCGGTTCTTCCTCCAGCGGAAATCCGATTCGACGCCTTCCCTCCGGGGAAGCCCAGGATCGTGGATTTCCGGGCCAAGTGGGAGGCGGGGTCCTTCGAGTACCATCACACGCCGCGCCGCTTCGATTTCTCTGAAGAAGACCATCGGCTTCTGGAAGAAATGAAGGCCTTGGCGAAAGCCTGCTGGCGTCTCTTCGGCGTTTCCGGCTACGCCCGGGTGGATTTCCGGGTGGACTCTTCCGGAAATCCGTGGATACTCGAGGTCAACGCCAATCCGTGCATCGCTCCCGACAGCGGGTTCGTGGCGGCCGCCGAACGGGCGGGCCTCACCATGGAATCCGTGGTCGCCTGGATTCTCCAGGACATGGATCGCCCGCCGGACGCGAATCCGCCGGGGCGGCGCAAGATGACCCCGTGTTTTGCATTCGACGCGGCGGCGGAGCGCGGTCTGAAAATGAGAAGCGATGTGTTGCCCGAAGATATCCAGGCGGTGCGGGATCTCATCGGGGCGTCCGGTTTTTTTTCGGCCGAAGAAGTCGAAGTGGCGGCGGAACTGGTGGAAGAGCGGCTGCGGCGGGGCTCGGCCAGCGGCTACCATTTCTTGTTCCTCGAAGACGCCGGGAGACTCCTGGGCTATGCCTGCTTCGGCCCCGTGGCAGGGACCCGGGGAAGCTTCGACCTCTACTGGATCGCCGTTCAGCCGGATCTTCGGAGGGGCGGCATCGGCAGGCATCTTCTTTCGCGGGTCGAAGAAAGCGTTCAAGCTTTGGGCGGCCGCCGCCTCTACATCGAAACGTCGTCCCGTTCCCTCTACGAACCCACCCGTGCCTTCTACCACCGCTGTGGCTATGCGCGCGCCGCCCTACTCCAAGATTTCTACGCGTCGGGCGATCACAAGGTCATCTTCGTGAAGGTCTTCCCACCCGCCTGA
- a CDS encoding YitT family protein — protein MEASILMEKAHGLKPPASWRTILYNCGLIVAGSLISVTGMNAVLIPQGLLSGGVVGIAIIIHYLAPAVSVGLMYFLLNLPLMLVGWFQISRRFMYYTILGMVTFSLAASWVRVPAVHIRDPILGALLAGIICGVGGGIILRSLGSAGGLDILAIYFNKRFGLRVGMVITAANAAILLAGAYFFNLEKVLYSVIYVYASSRIIDNVLSGFNRRKVLIIISSRPRDIADHILHTLHRGVTFLKGEGAFSGAEKDVIFTVTTLTELPKVKDIIFEIDPEAFVVVNDTLEVLGKRHGKRRIY, from the coding sequence ATGGAAGCTTCAATCTTGATGGAAAAGGCCCACGGCCTCAAACCTCCTGCTTCGTGGCGTACGATCCTTTACAACTGCGGGCTCATCGTAGCCGGAAGTCTGATCTCCGTAACGGGCATGAACGCGGTGCTGATCCCGCAGGGACTCCTGAGCGGCGGGGTGGTGGGAATCGCCATCATCATCCATTACCTGGCGCCGGCGGTGAGCGTCGGGCTCATGTATTTTCTCTTGAACCTGCCGCTCATGCTGGTCGGATGGTTCCAGATCAGCCGGAGGTTCATGTACTACACGATCCTCGGTATGGTGACGTTCTCCCTTGCGGCCTCATGGGTTCGGGTCCCGGCGGTGCACATCAGGGACCCAATCCTCGGAGCCCTCCTGGCCGGCATCATCTGCGGTGTCGGTGGCGGGATCATCCTGCGGTCACTCGGCTCGGCCGGCGGCCTCGATATCCTCGCCATCTATTTCAATAAGCGCTTCGGGCTTCGCGTCGGAATGGTCATCACGGCGGCGAATGCGGCCATCCTTCTGGCCGGGGCCTATTTCTTCAACCTGGAAAAGGTCCTCTATTCCGTCATCTACGTTTACGCCAGCAGCCGTATCATCGACAACGTGCTTTCCGGGTTCAACCGCCGGAAGGTGCTCATCATCATCTCCTCGCGCCCGCGGGATATCGCCGATCACATCCTTCACACGCTCCACCGCGGCGTGACGTTTCTCAAGGGCGAAGGAGCGTTCAGCGGGGCCGAAAAGGACGTTATCTTTACGGTCACGACGCTTACTGAACTGCCGAAGGTAAAGGACATTATCTTTGAAATCGACCCCGAGGCCTTCGTCGTGGTCAACGACACCCTGGAGGTGCTCGGCAAGCGCCACGGAAAACGGCGGATTTACTGA
- a CDS encoding sigma-54 interaction domain-containing protein, whose product MKNVLVTTPVSEIHRSIRSFLDKDYRIDWTSDKDSGLEVFRKKRHELLFLDLDLLGVTSDRQDLDEYKNQFKPFLELFPAVQIVILSPPDRVRDAVDAVKAGACTFLSYPFKADEFKYVLERAHTAIRTQSELEYLRNSFWRTDVQEIVRTESPIMGKVYDQIKAVAPTRATILLLGETGTGKNLLAKLIHKQSNRAAKPFISVHCGAIPEGLVESELFGHEKGAFTGAIRKKLGKFEIAHGGTIFLDEIGTISASVQIKLLQVLQESTFQRVGGETTITTDVRVVAATNVILKEMADSGQFRRDLYYRLNVFPIHVPPLRDRIEDIPILVSVFLKNLNRYHLKNISEVHPHVLEAFSNYPWPGNIRELENVMERAYILETSPVLSPASFPVEIMGSVRCEPLAAADTSLKLSEVRRRAMEQAEMLYLSEVLKIHGGRINLTAKAAGITTRQLHKLMKRYHLHKEDYRNSRN is encoded by the coding sequence ATGAAAAACGTGCTTGTCACGACCCCCGTCTCTGAAATTCATCGGTCCATCCGTTCGTTTCTGGACAAGGATTACCGGATCGACTGGACATCCGACAAGGACTCCGGGCTGGAGGTCTTCCGAAAGAAACGCCACGAACTGCTCTTTCTGGACCTGGATCTGCTTGGCGTGACTTCCGACCGGCAAGACCTCGATGAGTACAAGAACCAGTTCAAGCCTTTCCTGGAGCTTTTCCCGGCGGTCCAGATCGTGATCCTGTCACCCCCGGACCGGGTTCGGGACGCAGTGGACGCGGTCAAGGCCGGCGCCTGCACTTTTCTTTCCTACCCCTTCAAGGCGGACGAATTCAAATACGTGCTGGAACGGGCCCATACGGCCATCCGAACCCAGAGCGAGCTGGAATACCTGCGGAACTCCTTCTGGCGGACCGATGTGCAGGAGATCGTCCGAACCGAAAGCCCTATCATGGGAAAGGTCTACGATCAGATCAAGGCGGTCGCTCCCACCCGCGCGACGATCCTGCTACTCGGTGAAACAGGGACCGGAAAGAACCTCCTGGCCAAGCTGATCCACAAGCAGAGCAACCGCGCCGCCAAGCCCTTTATCAGCGTGCATTGCGGCGCCATTCCGGAAGGACTGGTCGAAAGCGAGCTCTTCGGCCACGAAAAGGGCGCCTTCACCGGCGCCATCCGAAAGAAGCTCGGAAAATTCGAAATCGCCCATGGAGGAACCATCTTCCTGGACGAAATCGGGACGATCTCGGCCTCGGTCCAGATCAAGCTGCTCCAAGTGCTGCAGGAAAGCACCTTCCAGCGCGTCGGCGGCGAAACCACCATCACCACCGATGTCCGGGTCGTGGCCGCCACCAACGTGATTCTCAAGGAAATGGCCGATTCCGGGCAGTTCCGAAGAGACCTCTACTACCGGCTGAACGTCTTCCCCATCCACGTCCCCCCACTTCGAGACAGGATCGAGGACATTCCCATCCTAGTGTCCGTTTTTCTCAAGAACCTCAACCGCTACCACTTGAAAAACATCTCGGAAGTTCATCCTCACGTGCTTGAAGCCTTTTCCAACTACCCTTGGCCGGGAAACATCCGCGAACTGGAAAACGTAATGGAACGCGCCTACATCCTGGAGACGTCCCCGGTACTCAGCCCGGCCAGCTTTCCCGTGGAAATCATGGGATCCGTCCGCTGCGAACCCCTCGCCGCCGCCGATACGTCCCTCAAGCTTTCAGAAGTGCGCCGCCGGGCCATGGAACAGGCGGAAATGCTCTACCTTTCGGAGGTGCTCAAAATTCACGGCGGGCGGATCAACCTGACGGCCAAGGCCGCGGGCATCACCACCCGCCAGCTCCACAAGCTCATGAAACGCTACCATCTCCACAAGGAAGACTACCGAAACTCCCGAAACTGA
- the corA gene encoding magnesium/cobalt transporter CorA: MRNHTQGKPMAVTSARRHSEKLGMPPGSLIFVGEQRRDRVAITLADFGSGHLEQAAVDLPEACLEYRRRPSITWVDVSGLHEPDKVERLGKCFDIHPLIMEDILNTTQRPKIELFENMVFAVLKAFWLDEARQVIAVEHVSLILGERFVLSFQEGGKDVFAPVRERLQNPRGRIRTMGEDYLFYTLMDTIVDHCFGVLEEMGERIEELEEALLESLDQEVLSEIHRLKRETLFLRKSLWPLREVVGRMDRGESRLFQEATRPYIRDLYDHTLQVVDTLENYREMSSALLEVYLTSVSNRTNEVMKVLTVIATLFIPITFLAGVYGMNFDYMPELKWRWGYPAVWVVMIAMGAGMLGYFKSRKWL; this comes from the coding sequence ATGAGAAACCACACGCAGGGGAAACCGATGGCCGTCACATCCGCCCGCCGCCATTCCGAGAAACTGGGAATGCCGCCGGGATCCCTCATTTTTGTCGGCGAACAGCGAAGAGACCGGGTCGCCATCACGCTGGCCGATTTCGGTTCGGGACACTTGGAACAGGCGGCCGTGGACCTCCCGGAGGCTTGCCTCGAATATCGGCGGCGTCCTTCCATCACGTGGGTCGACGTGAGCGGCCTCCACGAACCCGACAAGGTGGAGCGGCTCGGAAAATGTTTCGATATCCATCCTCTCATCATGGAAGACATCCTGAACACCACCCAGCGGCCGAAGATCGAACTTTTTGAAAACATGGTCTTTGCGGTGCTCAAGGCCTTCTGGCTGGACGAGGCCCGGCAAGTCATCGCCGTGGAACACGTCAGCCTGATCCTGGGCGAGAGGTTCGTGCTGTCCTTTCAGGAAGGCGGAAAAGATGTGTTTGCACCAGTTCGGGAGCGGCTGCAAAATCCGCGGGGGCGCATCCGGACCATGGGTGAGGACTATCTTTTCTACACGCTCATGGATACCATCGTCGATCACTGTTTCGGGGTGCTGGAAGAGATGGGAGAACGGATCGAAGAACTGGAAGAGGCGCTGCTGGAGAGCCTGGACCAGGAGGTGCTTTCTGAAATTCACCGGCTGAAACGGGAAACGCTTTTTCTCAGGAAGTCGCTCTGGCCTCTGCGGGAAGTGGTCGGGCGCATGGACCGAGGTGAATCCCGCCTCTTCCAGGAAGCGACGCGGCCCTACATCCGGGACCTTTACGACCACACCCTCCAGGTGGTGGACACCCTGGAAAATTACCGGGAAATGTCTTCAGCCCTTCTGGAAGTATATCTTACCAGCGTGAGCAATAGAACGAACGAGGTCATGAAAGTCCTCACCGTTATCGCGACCCTCTTCATTCCCATCACTTTCCTTGCGGGGGTGTACGGGATGAACTTTGACTACATGCCCGAACTGAAGTGGCGCTGGGGATACCCTGCCGTCTGGGTGGTCATGATCGCCATGGGTGCCGGCATGCTCGGGTACTTCAAGTCCAGGAAATGGTTGTAA
- a CDS encoding mechanosensitive ion channel domain-containing protein, with translation MPKGRSGIVEDVGRWERLRGRPKKRFKRWLSKVLFLLWVLAVVLSPVRGAAQPGNEPAENQAPYQELASSLEQAYEAEQKELAALKDSLGELQRQEKALSTELSAYKIQLSAYGNLLAFPGASLEDLQKALAAQRSASEAIGSRVEELAGKRNAVQDALKRTAEQVNFNKEQLGQLRARDAGDSQVAALMERFQQFTKLIAAKQKILDEMDERYVKLLEQWTETKHEFAELSRKLELRLEERRKEDLFQRKVNALSVMSWERMIWEADRLAELAARLTTPSLWGERVRMFWRTGGFLLVTSVVLFAVIQVMLLKFQRFCAALTDRPFHRQHPWQGFALRLFTQSVPLLGATLFVYLYAQLQDVASAVTEIRLGITVLIIVLMARWCLDFLRLWNEDGRPPIPEQILRPLRRMIRIGRDFAVFHVLLAEALGAGSVLLVLSRVIFESAFLVWSLSFWRGFRRELASKDALRNPWVSRGLQWLSWWGYGVAGGGLLLELAGYGSLAVHWYVSWARTLVVGLWAAIAFLVLREWDDIVQRGSAFAPAASTESMYPIRWFSIRIGWLAWIGAVIVCFLVAWGARKAVVVGFFRFLNHPIPIGGLEFRPVGVVYAAVILFMTHAAVRLWSHLLRQKVLARSGLELGLRESITTISAYVVWALGILASLNALGFSSTSLAVAFGALGIGLGFGLQNIFNNFISGLILLFERPIQVGDALEINGTWGEVVKINVRSTVVQTWDNASLIIPNSEFVTTQVTNWSFKDTRLRRSIDVGVAYASDVERVRETLLEAARSHPLVLHYPEPSVLFLDFGDSALLFRLRVWTTVKDCLTVETDLRFEITRLFRERGIEIPFPQHDLHLRSVADGIGAFKEKA, from the coding sequence GTGCCGAAGGGTCGAAGCGGTATCGTGGAAGATGTCGGGCGATGGGAACGCCTGCGGGGCCGGCCGAAAAAAAGGTTTAAGCGGTGGCTTTCGAAAGTCCTTTTTCTCTTGTGGGTGCTTGCCGTGGTCCTGTCGCCCGTCCGGGGAGCCGCCCAACCCGGCAACGAACCGGCTGAAAACCAGGCTCCGTATCAGGAACTGGCCTCGTCGCTGGAACAGGCCTACGAAGCGGAACAGAAAGAACTCGCCGCCCTGAAGGACAGCCTCGGAGAGCTCCAGCGCCAGGAGAAGGCCCTTTCCACGGAGTTGAGCGCCTACAAGATCCAGCTTTCCGCCTACGGCAACCTGTTGGCCTTCCCGGGGGCATCGCTCGAGGACCTGCAGAAGGCCCTGGCGGCCCAGCGCTCCGCATCGGAGGCCATCGGATCGAGGGTCGAAGAGCTCGCGGGGAAACGGAACGCCGTCCAGGATGCGCTCAAACGGACGGCCGAACAGGTCAACTTCAACAAAGAGCAGCTCGGCCAACTCCGAGCCAGAGATGCCGGCGACTCCCAGGTGGCTGCACTCATGGAGCGGTTCCAGCAGTTCACCAAGCTGATCGCCGCCAAGCAGAAGATCCTTGACGAGATGGACGAGCGTTACGTGAAGCTCCTGGAGCAATGGACGGAGACCAAGCATGAGTTCGCCGAGCTTTCAAGAAAACTGGAACTTCGTCTGGAGGAACGAAGAAAGGAAGATCTCTTTCAGCGGAAAGTGAACGCCCTGTCCGTGATGAGCTGGGAACGGATGATCTGGGAGGCCGACCGGCTGGCGGAGCTGGCGGCGCGGCTGACCACACCTTCTCTCTGGGGCGAGCGGGTGCGGATGTTCTGGAGGACGGGCGGCTTCCTTCTGGTCACCAGCGTCGTGCTTTTCGCCGTGATCCAGGTGATGCTCCTGAAGTTCCAGCGCTTCTGTGCTGCGCTCACCGACCGTCCGTTTCATCGGCAACACCCCTGGCAAGGTTTCGCGCTTCGGTTGTTCACCCAATCCGTTCCGCTCCTCGGCGCCACCCTCTTTGTTTACCTCTATGCGCAGCTGCAAGACGTGGCCAGCGCCGTCACAGAAATCCGGTTGGGCATCACTGTACTCATCATAGTTCTGATGGCCCGCTGGTGTTTGGATTTTCTCCGGTTGTGGAACGAAGACGGCCGTCCGCCCATTCCAGAGCAGATCCTGCGGCCTCTGAGGCGGATGATCCGGATCGGCAGAGACTTCGCCGTATTCCATGTGCTCCTTGCGGAAGCGCTGGGGGCGGGCAGCGTGCTGCTGGTGCTGAGTCGGGTGATCTTTGAGTCGGCCTTTCTGGTCTGGAGTCTCTCCTTTTGGCGTGGGTTCCGAAGGGAACTGGCTTCGAAGGACGCTCTGCGCAACCCATGGGTCTCCCGCGGGCTCCAGTGGCTTTCCTGGTGGGGTTACGGCGTCGCCGGGGGCGGCCTGCTGCTGGAACTGGCGGGCTACGGTTCCCTGGCCGTTCATTGGTATGTCTCCTGGGCGCGGACCCTGGTGGTGGGGCTCTGGGCCGCAATCGCCTTTTTGGTGCTGCGTGAATGGGATGATATCGTGCAGCGGGGATCGGCGTTCGCCCCCGCCGCTTCCACGGAATCCATGTATCCGATCCGCTGGTTTTCGATCCGCATCGGCTGGCTGGCCTGGATCGGGGCGGTCATCGTCTGTTTCCTCGTGGCCTGGGGCGCTCGGAAAGCCGTCGTTGTCGGGTTTTTCAGGTTCCTCAATCACCCGATTCCCATCGGGGGACTTGAGTTCAGGCCGGTGGGCGTGGTGTATGCCGCGGTGATCCTGTTCATGACTCATGCGGCGGTCCGGCTTTGGAGCCACCTCCTTCGGCAAAAGGTGCTGGCGCGCAGCGGCCTGGAATTGGGCCTCCGTGAGTCCATCACCACCATCAGCGCCTACGTGGTGTGGGCTCTGGGAATTCTCGCATCCCTGAACGCCCTGGGGTTCAGTTCGACTTCGCTGGCCGTGGCCTTCGGGGCCCTGGGGATCGGACTCGGCTTCGGCCTGCAGAACATCTTCAACAACTTCATAAGCGGCCTCATCCTTCTCTTCGAACGGCCCATCCAGGTGGGTGACGCCCTGGAGATCAACGGAACGTGGGGCGAAGTGGTGAAGATCAACGTGAGGTCAACCGTGGTTCAAACCTGGGACAACGCCTCGCTCATCATCCCCAACTCGGAATTCGTGACGACCCAGGTGACCAACTGGAGCTTCAAGGATACGCGATTGCGCCGCAGTATCGATGTCGGCGTGGCTTATGCTTCGGACGTGGAGCGGGTTCGCGAAACCCTTCTGGAGGCCGCCCGCAGCCACCCGCTGGTGCTCCATTACCCGGAACCGAGCGTCCTTTTTCTCGATTTCGGAGACAGCGCCCTGCTGTTTCGCCTACGGGTGTGGACCACGGTGAAAGATTGCCTCACAGTGGAAACGGACCTTCGTTTCGAGATCACGCGACTGTTCCGCGAACGCGGCATTGAAATTCCCTTCCCTCAGCATGACCTCCACCTCCGGTCCGTGGCCGATGGAATCGGGGCTTTCAAGGAAAAGGCGTAA
- a CDS encoding M20 family metallopeptidase produces the protein MVSEHVPIDTQRLRRLFKQLVDIYSPSGKEEDILDYLYGYFRQWGLQAVKQPVDDRRYNLLLVPEETDVQLAFIGHLDTVPAHDLDDYGYWEEGDEIYGLGTADMKGGCAAMIEAYIAAAQASMLPPAAALALVVGEEEEGDGAQRLVKDYHFPWALIGEPTDLRLALSHFGYLELHLVARGRRMHASLASRDHNPVEAMLHLLLRISHYWESDRPDVVTNIRDLSSASGGFVVPELCEAWLDIHVPPAAPIGEIAFELEQIVQKAQEQNPNLELSLRFTTIHSGYEIPERGTMVERLKPAFERHDLPWQPEPFRSHSDANFLWSAGIKPMLLGPGQLEKAHTADESVSFHRVCLAAELYADILLSLND, from the coding sequence ATGGTCTCTGAACACGTCCCCATCGATACGCAACGACTGCGGCGGCTGTTTAAGCAACTTGTGGACATTTACAGCCCTTCCGGCAAAGAAGAAGATATCCTGGATTACCTGTACGGTTACTTCCGGCAGTGGGGCCTCCAGGCCGTGAAACAACCGGTGGACGACCGTCGCTACAACCTGCTGCTGGTCCCCGAAGAAACGGACGTTCAACTCGCCTTCATCGGCCACCTGGACACGGTCCCCGCTCACGACCTGGACGACTACGGGTACTGGGAAGAAGGAGATGAAATCTACGGGCTGGGTACCGCAGACATGAAGGGGGGCTGCGCCGCCATGATCGAAGCGTACATCGCGGCCGCCCAGGCGTCCATGCTCCCGCCTGCGGCGGCCCTGGCCCTGGTGGTCGGCGAAGAAGAAGAAGGCGACGGAGCCCAACGCCTGGTCAAAGACTACCATTTCCCCTGGGCGCTCATCGGTGAACCCACCGACCTCCGGCTGGCCCTCAGCCATTTCGGATACCTGGAACTGCACCTGGTCGCACGAGGAAGACGCATGCACGCCTCGCTGGCCAGCCGCGACCACAACCCGGTGGAAGCCATGCTCCACCTGCTTCTGCGCATCAGCCACTACTGGGAATCGGACCGGCCGGACGTGGTGACCAACATCCGGGACCTGAGCAGCGCCTCCGGGGGGTTCGTGGTCCCCGAATTGTGCGAAGCCTGGCTGGACATCCACGTACCGCCGGCGGCCCCCATCGGGGAAATCGCCTTTGAACTGGAACAAATCGTTCAGAAGGCCCAAGAGCAGAACCCCAACCTGGAACTGTCGCTGCGATTCACCACCATCCATTCAGGCTATGAAATCCCGGAACGTGGAACCATGGTGGAACGGCTCAAGCCCGCGTTCGAACGGCACGACCTGCCCTGGCAACCTGAACCGTTCCGAAGTCATTCGGACGCCAACTTCCTCTGGTCGGCGGGGATCAAGCCCATGCTGCTGGGGCCCGGCCAATTGGAAAAGGCGCACACCGCAGACGAATCCGTTTCCTTTCACCGAGTTTGCCTGGCGGCCGAACTCTACGCGGACATCCTGCTTTCGCTGAACGACTGA
- a CDS encoding GNAT family N-acetyltransferase, whose protein sequence is MTGLSERSDRKKKRVHVTVREMELDDLAVVFHLGEQLFKADVVPNLYRTWDEYEVVSFFMSDPEFCLVAEAGEDIVGFALGTTISKARSAWKYGHLVWLGVRPDLHGYGIGEKLFAQFKELMLDEGVRIIFVDSEADNLGALYFFRKMGFGSPKEHIYLSLNLAAQKRRPRAETSTSSEPES, encoded by the coding sequence ATGACCGGGCTATCCGAAAGATCCGATCGAAAGAAGAAACGGGTCCACGTGACCGTGCGCGAGATGGAACTGGACGATCTCGCCGTCGTTTTCCACCTCGGCGAACAGCTTTTCAAGGCGGACGTTGTCCCCAACCTGTATCGCACCTGGGACGAATACGAGGTGGTTTCCTTTTTCATGAGTGATCCCGAATTCTGCCTGGTGGCGGAAGCGGGCGAAGACATCGTCGGGTTCGCCCTCGGCACCACCATTTCCAAGGCGCGCTCCGCATGGAAGTACGGCCACCTGGTGTGGCTCGGCGTCCGGCCCGACCTGCACGGGTACGGCATCGGTGAAAAGCTTTTCGCCCAGTTCAAGGAACTCATGTTGGACGAGGGCGTGCGGATCATTTTCGTGGATTCGGAAGCCGACAACCTGGGAGCCCTCTACTTCTTCCGAAAAATGGGTTTCGGCAGCCCCAAGGAACACATCTACCTGAGCCTCAACCTGGCCGCCCAGAAGCGGCGGCCTCGCGCGGAAACCTCCACATCTTCGGAACCGGAATCCTGA